Proteins encoded within one genomic window of Humulus lupulus chromosome 1, drHumLupu1.1, whole genome shotgun sequence:
- the LOC133803802 gene encoding ABC transporter F family member 5, with amino-acid sequence MGLTAKLHRLDLRSSFFAGTALVDARNTVLPPLPRSVSTRISTQSTRGNNHSIKTRNFCTPRRGSSSVTARLSTVAVEESTPETMSKEDIESLFSNESVDEFERKRNGKHSNNGASGISSGVKLENVTKTYKGVTVLKDINWEVKKGEKVGLVGVNGAGKTTQMRIIAGLEEPDSGNVIKAKSNMKIAFLSQEFEVSLSRTVREEFTSAFKEEMEVSAKLEKVQKALESTVDDLDLMGRLLDEFDSLQRRAQAVDLDEVESKVSRLMPELGFSPEDSERLVASFSSGWQMRMSLGKILLQDPDLLLLDEPTNHLDLDTIEWLEGYLAKQDVPMVIISHDRAFLDQLCTKIVETDMGVSKTYVGNYSEYLLSKAAWIEAQYAAWEKQQKEIEHTKDLISRLGAGANSGRATSAEKKLEKLKEEDLIEKPFQRKQMKIRFPERGRSGRSVATLKNLEFGYEDNVLFNKANLSIERGEKIAIIGPNGCGKSTLLKLIMGLEKPKSGEVLLGEHNVLPNYFEQNQAEALDLDKTVLETVEEAAEDWRLDDIKGLLGRCNFKADMLDRKVSLLSGGEKARLAFCKFMVKPSTLLVLDEPTNHLDIPSKEMLEDAITEYSGTVITVSHDRYFIKQIVNRVVEVKDCSLQNYAGDYNYYLEKNLDARAKELEREAELEEKAPKVKAKSKMSKAEKEAMKKQKRQAFQQAKAKSKGSKNAKRWN; translated from the exons ATGGGCTTAACCGCTAAGCTTCACCGCCTCGACCTCCGCTCCAGCTTCTTCGCCGGCACTGCCCTCGTCGATGCCCGAAACACTGTTCTCCCACCTCTTCCCCGCTCTGTCTCAACTCGTATATCTACTCAGTCCACTAGAGGTAACAATCACTCTATCAAAACCAGAAATTTCTGTACCCCAAGAAGGGGCAGTTCTTCTGTCACAGCTCGGTTATCCACTGTGGCTGTGGAAGAATCGACCCCTGAAACTATGAGCAAAGAGGACATTGAATCGTTGTTCTCAAATGAGTCCGTAGATGAGTTTGAACGTAAACGTAATGGTAAGCATTCGAATAATGGGGCTTCTGGTATTTCTTCTGGTGTTAAGCTTGAAAATGTGACAAAGACCTATAAGGGTGTCACTGTTTTGAAAGATATTAATTGGGAGGTGAAGAAGGGGGAGAAAGTGGGTTTGGTTGGTGTGAATGGAGCGGGGAAAACGACCCAGATGAGAATTATTGCTGGTTTAGAGGAACCTGATTCTGGGAATGTGATTAAGGCGAAATCCAATATGAAAATTGCGTTTTTGAGTCAAGAATTTGAGGTTTCGTTGAGTAGGACAGTGAGGGAAGAGTTCACTAGCGCGTTTAAGGAGGAGATGGAGGTTTCAGCGAAGTTGGAGAAGGTGCAGAAGGCTTTGGAGAGTACGGTTGATGACTTGGATTTGATGGGAAGGCTTTTGGATGAGTTTGATTCGCTTCAAAGGCGGGCACAGGCTGTTGACTTGGACGAGGTTGAGTCGAAAGTCAGCAGACTGATGCCGGAACTTGGATTTTCACCAGAGGATTCAGAAAGGTTGGTGGCGTCATTTAGCAGTGGATGGCAAATGAGGATGTCTCTGGGGAAGATTCTACTTCAG GATCCAGATTTACTACTACTGGATGAGCCCACCAATCATCTTGATCTTGATACAATTGAGTGGCTTGAAGGTTATCTTGCAAAGCAAGATGTACCAATGGTTATCATATCCCATGACAGAGCTTTTCTTGATCAGCTCTGCACTAAAATAGTGGAAACTGATATGGGTGTGTCAAAAACTTATGTTGGAAATTATTCTGAGTATCTCCTTTCAAAAGCAGCATGGATTGAGGCTCAGTATGCAGCTTGGGAGAAGCAGCAGAAGGAAATAGAACATACAAAAGACTTGATAAGTAGGCTTGGCGCTGGGGCGAATTCTGGCCGTGCTACTTCTGCTGAAAAG AAACTGGAGAAACTTAAAGAAGAGGATTTGATTGAGAAGCCATTTCAAAGAAAACAAATGAAGATCAGGTTTCCTGAGCGTGGAAGAAGCGGGAGATCTGTTGCAACACTTAAAAACTTGGAATTTGGTTATGAGGATAAC GTCCTATTTAATAAGGCAAATCTTTCTATTGAAAGGGGAGAAAAAATTGCCATTATTGGCCCAAATGGATGTGGCAAGAGTACTTTGCTGAAACTAATAATGGGATTAGAGAAACCAAAATCTGGTGAAGTTCTGCTTGGGGAGCATAATGTCCTGCCAAATTATTTTGAACAAAATCAG GCCGAGGCTCTTGATTTAGACAAAACTGTGCTTGAGACAGTAGAAGAAGCTGCTGAGGACTGGAGACTTGATGATATAAAGGGTCTCCTTGGGCGTTGTAATTTCAAAGCTGATATGCTTGATAGAAAGGTTTCCCTTCTAAGCGGTGGTGAGAAG gCACGTCTTGCGTTTTGCAAGTTCATGGTAAAGCCTTCCACTCTTTTAGTTTTGGATGAGCCAACTAATCACTTGGATATTCCTTCAAAAGAAATGCTGGAG GATGCCATAACAGAGTATTCGGGCACTGTCATCACAGTTTCTCATGACCGATACTTCATAAAGCAAATAGTTAATAGAGTAGTGGAGGTTAAAGATTGCAGTTTACAAAATTATGCTGGTGATTACAAT TATTATCTAGAAAAGAATCTTGATGCAAGGGCAAAAGAACTAGAGCGTGAAGCGGAGCTCGAAGAAAAGGCTCCTAAAGTCAAAGCCAAATCAAAGATGTCAAAG GCTGAAAAAGAAGCAATGAAGAAACAGAAGAGGCAGGCATTTCAACAAGCGAAAGCGAAATCGAAAGGGTCAAAAAATGCCAAGAGATGGAATTAA